From the Oryza glaberrima chromosome 5, OglaRS2, whole genome shotgun sequence genome, one window contains:
- the LOC127774554 gene encoding uncharacterized protein LOC127774554: MAGVEVSVSVSPTKKRKGESSVLEGGDDDAPSLPAPAKKKKMWRLPKEEVDWILAQCNEPICARFRELKRANPSLVPSPEEEKDEYTMLLYECTRESYEDEAKYAKFQAWVRGEYARKGFVEVDYDYFAKREEAIRLNEEAREEVLGHWSDRHHPSHTDLDDEDWKLVRSILERFDQRSAISRFNRRN; this comes from the coding sequence ATGGCCGGCGTCGAGGTCTCTGTTTCCGTCTCCCCTACCaagaagagaaaaggggagTCTTCCGTCCTGGAAGGAGGAGATGACGATGCTCCTTCTCTTCCAGCACcagcaaagaagaagaagatgtggCGCCTGCCCAAGGAGGAGGTGGACTGGATCCTCGCTCAGTGCAACGAGCCCATCTGCGCCAGGTTCCGGGAGCTGAAGCGCGCCAACCCGTCGCTGGTGCcatcgccggaggaggagaaggacgaGTACACCATGCTTCTCTACGAGTGCACCCGCGAATCCTACGAGGACGAGGCTAAGTACGCCAAGTTCCAGGCCTGGGTTCGGGGCGAGTACGCTCGCAAAGGATTTGTGGAGGTGGACTATGACTATTTCGCCAAGAGGGAGGAGGCCATTAGGCTGAACGAGGAAGCACGGGAGGAGGTTTTGGGGCACTGGTCAGATCGTCATCATCCTTCCCACACCGACCTTGACGATGAAGATTGGAAGCTTGTAAGATCAATTCTAGAACGATTTGATCAACGGTCCGCAATTTCCCGATTCAACAGAAGGAACTAA
- the LOC127774845 gene encoding acid phosphatase 1-like: MATAARLLLLLFLTAAASAWEMNIRLPTEMLNGGEAVVAPIIHALRPLLGSGGQLAARAGVACDSWRLGVEAHNVIGWKTVPARCEGYVGHYMLGGHYRRDSAVVVDEAIAYAESLQLAGNGKEIWVFDIDETSLSNLPYYAKHGFGATLYNDTSFREYVAEGSAPALPETRRLYRRLLQLGVKPVFLTGRTEDQRNITITNLRRQGYSGWMKLLLKPAVHAAGELQGSAVAYKSGERQKLEDAGFAIVGNIGDQWSDILGTPEGARTFKLPDPMYYIG; encoded by the exons atggcgacggcggcgaggctgctcctcctcctcttcctcacggcggcggccagcgcgtGGGAGATGAACATCCGGTTGCCGACGGAGATGCtgaacggcggcgaggccgtggTGGCGCCGATCATCCACGCGCTGCGGCCGCTGCTGGGCTCCGGCGGGCAGctggcggcgcgcgccggcgtAGCGTGCGACAGCTGGAGGCTGGGCGTGGAGGCACACAACGTAATCGGGTGGAAGACGGTGCCGGCCAGGTGCGAGGGCTACGTCGGCCACTACATGCTCGGTGGCCACTACCGCCGCgactccgccgtcgtcgtcgacgaggccATCGCCTACGCCGAGAGCCTCCAGCTCGCCGGCAACGGCAAGGAGATCTGGGTGTTCGACATCGACGAGACCTCCCTCTCCAACCTCCCCTACTACGCCAAGCACGGATTCGG AGCTACACTGTACAATGATACGAGCTTCCGCGAATATGTGGCGGAAGGGAGCGCGCCGGCGCTGCCGGAGACGAGGCGGTTGTACCGGCGGCTGCTCCAGCTCGGCGTCAAGCCGGTGTTCCTGACGGGCCGCACCGAGGACCAAAGGAACATCACCATCACGAACCTCCGCCGGCAGGGATACTCCGGGTGGATGAAGTTGTTGCTCAAGCCAGCAgtgcacgccgccggcgagctccagggGTCCGCCGTTGCATACAAGTCCGGCGAGCGGCAAAAGCTGGAGGATGCCGGTTTCGCCATCGTCGGTAACATTGGTGACCAATGGAGCGACATCCTCGGCACACCGGAGGGCGCCCGCACCTTCAAGCTGCCGGACCCCATGTACTACATCGGCTAG
- the LOC127775213 gene encoding uncharacterized protein LOC127775213, which translates to MWLLPQEEVDWILAQSNEPVPTEFRELKRANPSLVPSPEEEKDESTMLLYACVRNCYEEEAKFAKFQAWVRGEYARKGFVEVDYDYFGERAEVFRLNDEAREEVMGHWDHPSDTDDDDDEDWKLFIREIRRTFV; encoded by the coding sequence atgtggCTGCTGCCGCAGGAGGAGGTGGACTGGATCCTCGCCCAGTCGAACGAGCCCGTCCCCACCGAGTTCCGGGAGCTGAAGCGCGCCAACCCTTCGCTGGTgccctcgccggaggaggagaaggacgaGTCCACCATGCTTCTTTACGCGTGCGTCCGCAACTGCTACGAGGAGGAGGCCAAGTTCGCCAAGTTCCAGGCTTGGGTTCGCGGCGAGTACGCTCGGAAAGGATTCGTCGAGGTGGACTACGACTACTTCGGCGAGAGGGCGGAGGTGTTCAGGCTGAACGACGAGGCACGGGAGGAGGTGATGGGACACTGGGATCATCCTTCCGACAccgacgatgatgacgacgaagaCTGGAAGCTTTTCATTAGGGAAATTAGGAGGACCTTCGTCTGA